From a single Marinobacter sp. THAF197a genomic region:
- a CDS encoding ABC transporter ATP-binding protein, producing MSEVEMTTSKPLVIDCRQVTRTYDQGPETLTIFSDISLEVSAGETVAIVGSSGAGKTTLLNLLGGLDRPSSGQIHICGEDIHRLSEAGRARFRNGHLGFVYQFHHLLPEFTALENVMMPCALGGQSLAVARQKAEKLLDRVGLGKRLKHKPSELSGGERQRVAIARALVNEPQCVLMDEPTGNLDEHTGEGIRALIEDLREQSGIAFVMVTHDMRMARSLGRVLRLEQGRLVQEA from the coding sequence ATGAGTGAAGTAGAAATGACGACCAGCAAGCCTTTGGTAATCGACTGCCGCCAGGTTACCCGAACCTACGACCAGGGCCCCGAGACACTGACGATTTTCTCCGACATTTCCCTGGAAGTGTCGGCAGGCGAAACCGTTGCCATCGTGGGCAGCAGTGGTGCTGGCAAAACCACGTTGCTGAACCTGCTTGGCGGCCTGGACCGGCCGTCATCCGGCCAGATTCATATCTGTGGTGAGGATATTCACCGGTTGTCGGAAGCCGGCCGGGCACGTTTCCGCAATGGCCACCTTGGCTTTGTCTACCAGTTCCATCACCTGTTGCCGGAGTTCACAGCGCTGGAAAACGTGATGATGCCCTGCGCACTGGGCGGTCAGTCGCTGGCTGTGGCCAGGCAGAAAGCCGAAAAATTGCTGGACCGGGTTGGCCTGGGCAAGCGATTGAAGCATAAGCCTTCCGAGCTGTCTGGCGGTGAGCGCCAGCGGGTGGCCATTGCCCGGGCGCTGGTCAACGAGCCCCAATGTGTGTTGATGGACGAGCCAACCGGTAACCTGGACGAGCATACCGGCGAGGGTATCAGGGCTCTGATTGAGGATTTGCGAGAGCAGTCTGGCATTGCCTTTGTTATGGTCACCCACGATATGCGAATGGCGCGGAGCCTCGGCCGGGTGTTGCGACTGGAGCAAGGGCGGTTGGTTCAGGAAGCCTGA
- a CDS encoding DUF2062 domain-containing protein: MPKKFMKRYLPSPEKVQSIESLRFLGDILHEPNLWHINRHSVSRAFLIGLFLSFIPMPFQMAAAAGMAIWINANLPLSVALVWISNPLTMPPIFYFNYKVGAWILDRPVLAFEFQLSWSWLSSRLMEIGVPLYVGSIVVATAAGCSAYLIIQYLWRRKIRTDWQVRRFSRKARKKARNQAS, encoded by the coding sequence ATGCCCAAGAAGTTCATGAAACGGTATCTGCCTTCCCCGGAAAAAGTGCAATCCATCGAATCATTGCGCTTTCTGGGCGATATCCTTCATGAACCCAACCTGTGGCACATCAACCGGCACAGTGTGTCTCGCGCCTTCCTGATCGGGCTTTTTCTCAGTTTTATCCCGATGCCATTCCAAATGGCGGCGGCAGCAGGCATGGCCATCTGGATCAATGCCAACCTGCCGTTGTCCGTCGCCCTGGTCTGGATCAGCAATCCGTTGACCATGCCGCCCATCTTCTACTTTAACTACAAAGTAGGCGCCTGGATTCTGGACCGCCCCGTGCTGGCTTTTGAATTCCAGCTCTCCTGGTCCTGGCTGAGCAGCCGCCTGATGGAGATTGGCGTGCCGCTCTATGTCGGGTCAATTGTGGTGGCGACTGCTGCGGGTTGCAGCGCCTATCTGATCATCCAGTACCTTTGGCGGCGAAAAATCCGCACCGACTGGCAGGTTCGGCGCTTTTCAAGAAAAGCCCGCAAGAAGGCCCGTAATCAGGCTTCCTGA
- a CDS encoding DNA internalization-related competence protein ComEC/Rec2 — translation MSGLFHTHQTPEHSVVGAPGIVAFSCGVILLYQLTLLPPPWWLFLVGLLMVSASLLIRQGTMRRLVRLLALLVLGLAWAGWHSEARLAERLPADMEGKRLELSGYVCELPQAGSFSSLRFSVCVVSWHSEGQQGATPVLPRRVRLSWYGRNDQALPGHRLRLEVVLKRPHGNLNPEGFRYEDWLFRKGYRATGSVRAVALDQDLHCGWHCRYHAWHQTVAEQVHRHFSDAGEYPLIASLLIGHRGYLTDRHWQTLRATGTIHLVAISGLHLGLVAVGAGLVARRFTLSVPAHWLDERRRRIAGFALVILCCLFYALVAGFTVPTRRALIMVLVGGWYLLLAREASVWRPFCSALFLVLLLDPFAPLDQGFWLSFGAVAVLLAVFSGRLAGPGWLKGLVLAQLAVFAGLWPLLSGLGQSQPLAGLVANLVAIPWVSLVVMPVLFAGALLVLVSGGAVTGWVSSLLDAVLGPLMAWLQWVEQLAAPVSVLAPEASPFLLTLLAAVVVLLLRFPDRVFRLMTVALVGAWAVTVVLTRPAAINPEVVEPEIRVWDVGQGLSVLVRVGRKALVYDTGPEVRGVFSAVDSTLLPNLRALGINKLDRLIISHGDSDHAGGLVQLVQAVDVEQIQSGEPEVVAGILDEVPGKSVGQCRSEPFEWHGVVFEFWQSQAERTGNDASCVVRIHHPASGSDVLLTGDISKRVEAEMLAPGAVPWLRKAVDFRLVLAPHHGSKTSSSAPWIDRVAPDWVIYTAGYRHRYGHPHPDVVARYQLANARPLNTACSGEIVVTLSKHGPKISELRHTVPFWIQGPGLTRDQCKIP, via the coding sequence TTGTCCGGTCTGTTTCATACTCACCAAACGCCTGAACACAGCGTAGTCGGCGCGCCCGGCATTGTCGCGTTCTCGTGCGGCGTTATCTTACTGTATCAACTAACGCTTTTACCACCGCCCTGGTGGCTGTTTTTGGTCGGGCTGCTGATGGTCAGTGCGTCTCTCCTGATCCGTCAGGGCACCATGCGCCGTCTGGTCAGGCTGTTGGCTCTGCTTGTGCTGGGTCTGGCCTGGGCTGGCTGGCATTCTGAAGCGCGCCTGGCGGAGCGCTTGCCGGCGGATATGGAAGGCAAGCGTCTGGAACTATCAGGGTATGTTTGTGAGCTTCCGCAGGCTGGCAGTTTCAGCAGTTTGCGCTTTAGCGTGTGTGTTGTCAGTTGGCACAGCGAAGGCCAACAGGGCGCCACACCGGTACTTCCCCGCAGAGTGCGTCTCTCCTGGTATGGCCGGAATGATCAGGCGCTGCCCGGCCATCGGCTGAGGCTGGAGGTGGTCCTTAAACGGCCGCACGGCAACCTGAATCCCGAGGGGTTTCGTTATGAGGATTGGCTGTTCAGGAAAGGTTACCGGGCAACCGGAAGCGTTCGGGCGGTTGCCCTGGACCAGGATCTTCATTGTGGCTGGCATTGCCGGTACCACGCCTGGCATCAAACGGTCGCTGAGCAGGTTCATCGGCATTTTTCCGATGCCGGTGAATACCCATTGATTGCCTCGTTACTGATCGGCCACCGCGGTTATCTCACGGATCGGCATTGGCAAACGCTTCGAGCAACGGGCACGATTCACCTGGTGGCGATATCAGGGTTGCACTTGGGACTGGTGGCGGTTGGTGCTGGCCTGGTTGCCCGCCGCTTCACCTTGTCAGTGCCGGCGCACTGGCTGGATGAGCGGCGCAGGCGAATCGCAGGCTTTGCGCTGGTTATCCTGTGTTGCCTGTTCTATGCACTGGTTGCGGGGTTTACCGTACCAACCCGCCGAGCCTTGATCATGGTTCTGGTTGGCGGCTGGTATCTGCTTCTGGCCCGCGAGGCCAGTGTCTGGCGACCATTCTGTTCAGCCTTGTTTCTGGTGCTGTTACTTGACCCGTTCGCGCCGCTGGATCAGGGGTTCTGGTTGTCCTTTGGTGCGGTGGCGGTCTTGCTGGCGGTATTCAGCGGGCGCCTGGCAGGCCCCGGCTGGCTCAAGGGCCTGGTATTGGCACAGTTGGCGGTTTTTGCGGGCTTGTGGCCATTGTTGTCCGGGCTTGGGCAGAGCCAACCGCTGGCCGGTTTGGTGGCAAACCTGGTGGCGATTCCCTGGGTATCGCTGGTTGTGATGCCGGTGCTGTTCGCAGGTGCTTTGTTGGTGCTGGTGTCCGGTGGCGCGGTAACGGGTTGGGTAAGTTCGCTGCTTGACGCAGTACTGGGCCCGTTGATGGCCTGGCTGCAGTGGGTGGAGCAACTGGCGGCTCCAGTGTCCGTATTAGCGCCAGAGGCATCACCCTTTTTACTGACATTGTTGGCGGCTGTCGTCGTTCTGTTGCTCCGTTTCCCTGACAGGGTTTTTCGCCTGATGACCGTGGCGTTAGTCGGGGCCTGGGCGGTCACGGTGGTGCTGACAAGGCCTGCCGCCATTAACCCGGAGGTGGTGGAGCCGGAAATTCGTGTCTGGGATGTGGGCCAGGGTCTGTCTGTTCTGGTGCGTGTGGGGCGCAAGGCACTGGTTTACGACACAGGGCCGGAAGTACGGGGTGTGTTTTCGGCTGTTGACTCGACACTGCTTCCGAACCTCCGGGCCCTGGGGATTAACAAACTTGATCGTCTGATAATCAGCCACGGTGACAGTGACCATGCCGGTGGCCTGGTACAGTTGGTACAAGCCGTAGATGTGGAGCAGATACAGAGCGGTGAGCCGGAAGTCGTGGCCGGGATTCTGGACGAAGTGCCGGGGAAATCGGTAGGACAGTGTCGATCAGAGCCGTTCGAATGGCATGGGGTGGTGTTCGAATTCTGGCAGTCCCAAGCCGAGCGCACCGGAAACGATGCGTCCTGTGTGGTCCGGATTCACCATCCCGCCAGTGGTTCTGACGTGCTGCTTACCGGGGATATCAGTAAACGGGTAGAGGCAGAGATGCTTGCCCCCGGCGCGGTGCCGTGGTTGCGCAAGGCAGTGGATTTCCGCTTGGTGCTTGCGCCGCACCACGGCAGCAAAACATCGTCCTCTGCACCGTGGATCGATCGTGTCGCGCCCGACTGGGTAATCTACACGGCGGGCTATCGGCATAGATACGGCCACCCCCATCCTGATGTGGTGGCCCGGTACCAGCTGGCGAATGCTCGCCCACTCAACACCGCCTGCTCCGGAGAGATCGTCGTTACCTTGAGTAAGCATGGCCCGAAAATCAGTGAGCTACGCCACACTGTTCCGTTTTGGATCCAGGGGCCGGGGCTGACCCGTGACCAATGTAAAATACCGTGA
- a CDS encoding MotA/TolQ/ExbB proton channel family protein — protein sequence MFELLKAGGILMVPIVACSILALAIVLERFWTLRASRVAPPQSINELWRWIKKKELNGRKLKALQGSSPLGRILAGGLINAKHGREIMKESIEHEASQVIHDLERFLNPLGTIATITPLLGLLGTVIGMIKVFAEIQLAGVGNAGNLAGGISEALITTAAGLSVAIPALICHRYFIRRVDELVVNMEQEAIKLVEVVHGDREIDVEGA from the coding sequence GTGTTCGAGCTGTTGAAAGCCGGTGGCATCCTGATGGTGCCCATTGTTGCCTGTTCCATCCTGGCGCTTGCCATTGTTCTGGAGCGATTCTGGACTCTGCGAGCCTCCAGGGTAGCGCCCCCACAATCGATTAACGAACTCTGGCGCTGGATCAAGAAAAAAGAACTGAATGGGCGCAAGCTCAAGGCGCTTCAGGGCTCCTCACCGCTGGGCCGTATACTCGCTGGCGGGCTGATCAACGCCAAGCACGGCCGGGAGATCATGAAAGAGAGCATCGAGCACGAAGCCAGCCAGGTCATCCATGATCTGGAACGCTTCCTGAACCCCCTCGGTACCATTGCCACTATTACACCGCTGCTGGGTTTGCTGGGCACGGTCATCGGTATGATCAAAGTATTTGCGGAAATTCAGCTGGCGGGCGTGGGTAACGCCGGTAATCTCGCTGGCGGTATTTCGGAGGCGCTGATCACCACGGCTGCGGGCCTGAGCGTCGCTATTCCCGCCCTGATTTGTCATCGCTACTTCATTCGTCGCGTTGATGAGCTGGTCGTTAACATGGAGCAGGAAGCCATCAAGCTGGTGGAAGTGGTTCATGGCGACCGTGAAATCGACGTGGAAGGAGCCTGA
- a CDS encoding ExbD/TolR family protein: protein MKFKRQRSQEVGVDLTPLIDVVFLLLIFFMVSTTFTRESHLQVDLPEASGEPVSPSEVRQIDVVINAEGQYILNERTLVNNRRETLERGVRELAEGDNSLPFIITADARTPHEYVVRAMDVAGRLGFAKLSITTEREAENP from the coding sequence GTGAAGTTCAAGCGCCAGAGAAGCCAGGAGGTCGGGGTTGACCTGACGCCACTGATCGATGTGGTGTTCCTGTTGCTGATTTTCTTTATGGTGTCCACCACCTTTACCCGGGAAAGCCACCTGCAGGTGGATTTGCCCGAGGCGAGCGGCGAACCGGTTTCGCCCTCTGAGGTAAGGCAGATCGATGTGGTGATCAATGCTGAGGGCCAGTACATCCTGAACGAGAGGACACTGGTCAATAATCGGCGTGAAACCCTTGAGCGGGGTGTCAGGGAATTAGCTGAGGGAGACAACAGCTTGCCGTTTATCATTACGGCCGATGCCAGAACTCCCCATGAATACGTTGTGCGCGCCATGGATGTGGCCGGCCGCCTGGGGTTTGCGAAACTGAGCATAACCACAGAGCGGGAGGCTGAGAATCCGTGA
- the msbA gene encoding lipid A export permease/ATP-binding protein MsbA, whose product MIDARPEPLKVPPTGSWATYKRLLAYVKPFWFAFSLAVLGNIIYAAASTGMAAAMEYVITAIENPTDQNRLLLTGLIVGIFALRGVGTFFSQYFISYVGRQVINALRNDVFDRLMTLPSRYYDDNASGRLVSKLTFNVEQVAEASTNAITITLREGLTIVGLLGFMLYTNWKLTLVFLTVGPVIGLVVNYASKRFRRISKRIQGSMGDITHVASESISGYRVVRTFGGEDYERERFREVSDQNLKQSLKMASTQAISVPVIQVLVAIAIAALVWTMLSPEIRGEMSTGQLIAFITAATTMAKPIRQVTSVHAKIQKGVAAAYDVFETMDEQPEEDRGEYTPDRVEGHIEFDKVCFRYRDQLDNVLDGISVKVPAGQSVALVGRSGSGKSSMVSLLPRFYEYTEGDIRIDGRSLKEFSLKGLRSQIALVNQNVVLFNDTIAANIAYGALRNCSREEIREAAAKAHALEFIDRMPEGLDTMIGDNGVMLSGGQRQRLAIARALLKNAPILILDEATSALDTESERHIQEALETVMQGRTTLVIAHRLSTIEKADRILVMDKGHIVESGTHEELLAADGAYAQLHQIQFSEHA is encoded by the coding sequence GTGATCGATGCAAGGCCGGAACCTCTGAAGGTACCGCCAACCGGAAGCTGGGCAACCTACAAACGATTGCTCGCCTATGTGAAACCCTTCTGGTTCGCGTTCTCCCTGGCGGTGCTGGGGAACATTATCTATGCCGCGGCCTCCACAGGCATGGCGGCTGCCATGGAGTATGTGATCACCGCCATTGAGAATCCGACGGATCAGAACCGGTTGCTGTTGACGGGCCTGATTGTCGGCATTTTCGCCTTGCGGGGTGTGGGCACCTTTTTCAGTCAATACTTCATCAGTTACGTCGGGCGGCAGGTAATCAATGCCCTCCGCAATGATGTGTTCGATCGCCTGATGACACTGCCGTCGCGGTATTATGATGACAATGCTTCTGGCAGGTTGGTGTCCAAACTTACCTTCAATGTCGAGCAGGTGGCCGAGGCCTCAACCAACGCCATCACCATCACCCTCCGCGAAGGCCTGACCATCGTCGGCTTGCTGGGCTTTATGCTGTATACCAACTGGAAGCTGACCCTGGTGTTCCTGACCGTGGGGCCGGTGATCGGGTTGGTGGTGAATTACGCCAGCAAGCGCTTTCGCCGAATCAGCAAGCGCATTCAGGGGTCGATGGGTGATATCACCCACGTGGCCTCAGAATCCATCTCCGGTTACAGGGTGGTGCGAACCTTTGGGGGGGAAGACTACGAACGTGAACGCTTCCGGGAAGTCAGCGACCAGAACCTCAAACAAAGCCTGAAAATGGCCTCTACTCAGGCCATCAGCGTGCCGGTCATCCAGGTGTTGGTGGCTATCGCCATTGCCGCGCTGGTCTGGACCATGTTGTCTCCGGAAATCCGTGGTGAGATGAGTACCGGCCAGTTAATCGCCTTCATTACCGCGGCGACGACCATGGCCAAGCCCATTCGCCAGGTTACTTCGGTGCACGCCAAGATTCAGAAGGGCGTGGCTGCGGCCTATGACGTGTTTGAAACCATGGACGAGCAGCCAGAGGAAGATCGCGGCGAATACACCCCAGACCGTGTCGAAGGCCATATTGAGTTCGATAAGGTGTGCTTCCGCTATCGTGATCAACTGGATAATGTCCTGGACGGTATTTCAGTGAAGGTGCCGGCCGGGCAGAGTGTGGCACTGGTCGGCCGTTCGGGCAGTGGTAAATCGTCTATGGTCAGCCTGCTACCCCGATTCTATGAGTACACCGAGGGTGATATCCGAATCGATGGCAGGTCTCTCAAGGAGTTCTCGCTCAAGGGTTTGCGTTCCCAGATTGCTCTGGTGAACCAGAACGTGGTGCTGTTCAACGACACCATTGCCGCCAACATCGCCTACGGTGCCTTGCGCAACTGCAGTCGTGAAGAAATCCGGGAAGCCGCCGCCAAGGCTCATGCCCTGGAGTTTATCGACCGGATGCCGGAAGGACTGGATACCATGATCGGGGATAACGGCGTGATGTTGTCTGGCGGCCAGCGCCAGCGCCTGGCCATTGCCCGGGCTTTGCTGAAGAACGCCCCGATCCTGATCCTTGATGAGGCCACGTCGGCACTGGATACAGAGTCGGAACGGCATATTCAGGAAGCCCTTGAGACGGTGATGCAAGGCCGGACGACGCTGGTCATTGCCCACCGCCTGTCCACCATCGAAAAGGCGGACCGGATACTGGTGATGGACAAAGGCCATATTGTCGAATCCGGCACGCATGAGGAATTGCTGGCGGCAGACGGCGCCTATGCCCAGTTGCATCAGATCCAGTTCAGCGAGCATGCATGA
- the lpxK gene encoding tetraacyldisaccharide 4'-kinase, producing the protein MSSSRIDRFWYGQGKPLAILGPLAWLYRVVSESKRRKAWQARNESLPVPVVVVGNITAGGTGKSPLTARLVQRMKQDGWHPVILSRGYGGKSDHYPLLVKDTTPALVCGDEPLMLALATGCPVVVDPDRCRGGHWALEQALGDVLICDDGLQHYRLPRDIELAVFDAGRGIGNGALIPVGPLREPVTRLSSVDFVILNGEVFPPPGQQIDEFAGVAHPEIHAMSLQPASLVNLNSGETLAPSALGGRSVRAVAGIGNPGRFFDTLRSLGAQVTEAAFPDHHRFRPEDLGSSAGEWLVMTAKDAVKCRGFAPDNAWVLTVDACLSEPFEHRFLERLRACSGQLHQQNTERTNHG; encoded by the coding sequence ATGAGCAGCAGCCGCATTGACCGCTTTTGGTATGGCCAGGGCAAGCCCCTGGCCATCCTCGGTCCATTGGCCTGGCTGTACCGGGTGGTGTCTGAATCGAAACGTCGGAAAGCCTGGCAGGCCCGCAATGAAAGCTTGCCCGTGCCGGTCGTAGTGGTTGGCAATATCACCGCAGGTGGTACCGGCAAATCCCCCCTGACCGCCCGGCTGGTGCAACGCATGAAGCAGGACGGCTGGCATCCGGTTATCCTGAGCCGGGGCTACGGCGGCAAAAGCGATCATTATCCTCTGTTGGTAAAAGACACCACGCCGGCATTGGTCTGCGGTGATGAGCCGCTGATGCTGGCGTTGGCCACGGGGTGCCCGGTGGTGGTCGATCCCGACCGTTGTCGCGGTGGGCACTGGGCCCTGGAGCAGGCACTCGGCGACGTCCTGATCTGTGATGACGGCTTGCAGCATTACCGCTTGCCCAGGGATATTGAACTGGCGGTGTTTGATGCCGGCCGGGGCATTGGTAACGGTGCCCTGATTCCGGTGGGCCCCCTGCGCGAACCGGTAACACGGCTCTCGAGTGTGGATTTTGTGATTCTCAATGGAGAAGTGTTCCCGCCGCCGGGTCAGCAGATCGACGAGTTTGCCGGCGTAGCGCATCCTGAGATCCATGCCATGTCACTGCAGCCGGCGTCGTTGGTCAATCTGAACTCCGGGGAGACTCTGGCGCCCTCAGCACTCGGGGGGCGGTCAGTGCGTGCGGTTGCCGGAATAGGCAACCCGGGACGTTTCTTTGACACACTGAGGAGCCTGGGAGCACAGGTCACCGAAGCGGCTTTTCCCGATCATCACCGTTTCCGCCCGGAAGACCTTGGCTCCAGTGCGGGTGAGTGGCTGGTCATGACCGCGAAAGATGCGGTCAAATGCCGGGGCTTTGCACCCGACAACGCCTGGGTATTGACGGTGGATGCCTGTCTGTCGGAACCTTTTGAACATCGCTTTCTGGAACGGCTCAGGGCATGCTCTGGGCAGTTGCATCAACAAAATACTGAGAGAACCAACCATGGATAA
- a CDS encoding Trm112 family protein, with product MDKKLLAMLACPVCKGELKLNDARTELICYQDAMAFPIREGIPVMLAVEARTLSTDERLDKH from the coding sequence ATGGATAAGAAACTGTTGGCCATGCTTGCCTGCCCGGTGTGCAAGGGTGAACTCAAGCTCAACGATGCCCGTACCGAGCTGATCTGTTACCAGGACGCCATGGCGTTTCCGATTCGTGAGGGTATCCCTGTCATGTTAGCCGTAGAGGCCCGTACCCTGAGTACCGACGAACGGCTTGATAAGCACTGA